A portion of the Aquipuribacter hungaricus genome contains these proteins:
- a CDS encoding glycosidase — translation MTVTRSTTSDAGTTSDASTTSTHVPYRLTRVGTVMQPDPGEPDEAEGVLNPASGRTPDGVLHLLPRLVSAGNVSRVGLAEVVIDDGVPVGVRRRGTVLAPDAGFERGTGNAGVEDPRVTWVPRLGLHVMTYVAFGPLGPRLALAVSTDLQEWRRLGPVHFAYQPDLDTDLNLFPNKDAVLFPEPVPGPDGRPAYAMLHRPMWDLGWIRQGEGTHLPAGTTDPRPGIWVSYVPAEEVEADTGALVRLRDHRQVALSEHPWEVTKIGAGPPPVRVPEGWLLLHHGVTGEIAEGWAPQEHVRYAAGAMLLDPDDVAVVLARTDVPLLAPETDAERSGTVPNVVFPTAIEEVDGQRYVFYGMADSTIGVARLDRVEGTDAPTVTTAPSGPTEHQES, via the coding sequence TCATGCAGCCGGACCCGGGGGAGCCGGACGAGGCCGAGGGGGTGCTCAACCCCGCCAGCGGCCGCACCCCGGACGGGGTGCTCCACCTGCTGCCCCGGCTGGTGAGCGCGGGCAACGTGTCCCGCGTCGGCCTGGCCGAGGTGGTGATCGACGACGGCGTCCCGGTCGGCGTCCGGCGCCGCGGCACCGTGCTGGCCCCCGACGCGGGGTTCGAGCGGGGGACCGGCAACGCCGGCGTGGAGGACCCGCGGGTGACGTGGGTGCCCCGGCTCGGGCTGCACGTCATGACGTACGTCGCCTTCGGCCCGCTCGGCCCGCGCCTGGCCCTCGCGGTGTCGACGGACCTGCAGGAGTGGCGGCGTCTGGGCCCGGTGCACTTCGCCTACCAGCCCGACCTGGACACCGACCTCAACCTGTTCCCCAACAAGGACGCCGTGCTCTTCCCCGAGCCGGTGCCCGGCCCGGACGGACGGCCGGCCTACGCGATGCTCCACCGGCCGATGTGGGACCTGGGCTGGATCCGGCAGGGCGAGGGCACGCACCTGCCCGCCGGCACCACCGACCCCCGCCCCGGCATCTGGGTCTCCTACGTCCCCGCCGAGGAGGTCGAGGCGGATACCGGCGCGCTGGTCCGCCTGCGGGACCACCGGCAGGTCGCCCTGTCCGAGCACCCGTGGGAGGTCACCAAGATCGGCGCGGGGCCGCCCCCGGTCCGCGTCCCCGAGGGCTGGCTGCTGCTGCACCACGGCGTCACCGGCGAGATCGCCGAGGGATGGGCGCCCCAGGAGCACGTCCGCTACGCCGCCGGCGCGATGCTGCTGGACCCCGACGACGTCGCCGTGGTCCTCGCCCGCACCGACGTGCCCCTGCTCGCGCCCGAGACCGACGCCGAGCGCAGCGGCACCGTGCCGAACGTCGTCTTCCCGACCGCGATCGAGGAGGTCGACGGGCAGCGCTACGTCTTCTACGGGATGGCCGACTCCACCATCGGCGTCGCCCGGCTCGACCGGGTCGAGGGCACCGACGCCCCGACCGTGACGACCGCACCGTCCGGCCCCACCGAGCACCAGGAGAGCTGA